One Streptomyces drozdowiczii DNA segment encodes these proteins:
- a CDS encoding aspartate aminotransferase family protein, giving the protein MKDDEPKGFDLARLLAERGAERYELHSRHLNHQLPRMLHTIGFDKVYERAEGAHFWDADGNDYLDMLAGFGVMGLGRHHPVVRKALHDVLDASLADLTRFDCQPLPGLLAEKLLSHSPHLDRVFFGNSGTEAVETALKFARYATGRPRVLYCDHAFHGLTTGSLSVNGEGGFRDGFAPLLPDTAIPLGDLAALSRELKRGDVAALVVEPIQGKGVLAAPPGYLREAQELLRKHKALLIADEVQTGLGRTGDFYAYQHEAGVEPDLVCVAKALSGGYVPVGATLGKDWIFKRVYSSMDRVLVHSASFGSNAQAMAAGLAVLSVMEDEETVAHARRTGDLLRERLSALVGRYELLHEVRGRGLMIGIEFGRPTSLKLRSRWTMLQAARKGLFAQMVVVPLLQKHRILTQVSGDHLEVIKLIPPLVIDDADVDRFVEAFTAVMDDAHSGGGLMWDFGRTLVKQAVANR; this is encoded by the coding sequence ATGAAGGACGACGAGCCCAAGGGCTTCGATCTGGCGCGGCTCCTCGCCGAGCGCGGCGCCGAACGCTACGAGCTGCACTCCAGGCACCTCAACCACCAGCTCCCGCGCATGCTGCACACCATCGGCTTCGACAAGGTCTACGAACGGGCCGAGGGCGCGCACTTCTGGGACGCGGACGGCAACGACTACCTCGACATGCTCGCCGGATTCGGCGTCATGGGGCTCGGCCGGCACCACCCCGTCGTACGCAAGGCGCTGCACGACGTCCTCGACGCCTCGCTCGCCGACCTGACCCGGTTCGACTGCCAGCCGCTGCCCGGACTGCTCGCCGAGAAGCTGCTGAGCCACAGCCCGCACCTGGACCGGGTGTTCTTCGGCAACAGCGGCACCGAGGCCGTCGAGACGGCCCTCAAGTTCGCCCGGTACGCCACCGGCCGGCCGCGCGTCCTGTACTGCGACCACGCCTTCCACGGGCTCACCACCGGCTCGCTCTCGGTGAACGGCGAGGGCGGCTTCCGGGACGGCTTCGCCCCGCTGCTGCCCGACACCGCGATCCCGCTCGGCGACCTCGCCGCGCTGAGCAGGGAGCTGAAGCGGGGCGATGTCGCCGCCCTGGTGGTCGAGCCGATCCAGGGCAAGGGGGTGCTCGCCGCTCCGCCCGGCTATCTGCGCGAGGCCCAGGAGCTGCTGCGCAAGCACAAGGCCCTCCTCATCGCCGACGAGGTGCAGACCGGCCTCGGCAGGACCGGCGACTTCTACGCGTACCAGCACGAGGCAGGGGTGGAACCGGACCTCGTCTGCGTCGCCAAGGCGCTCTCCGGCGGCTATGTCCCGGTCGGGGCGACGCTCGGCAAGGACTGGATCTTCAAGCGGGTCTACTCCTCGATGGACCGGGTCCTCGTCCACTCCGCGAGCTTCGGCTCCAACGCCCAGGCCATGGCGGCGGGGCTGGCGGTGCTCTCGGTGATGGAGGACGAGGAGACCGTCGCGCACGCGCGGCGCACCGGCGACCTGCTCCGCGAGCGGCTGTCCGCGCTCGTCGGGCGCTACGAGCTGCTGCACGAGGTACGGGGGCGCGGGCTGATGATCGGCATCGAGTTCGGCCGCCCCACCTCGCTGAAGCTGCGCAGCCGCTGGACCATGCTCCAGGCGGCCCGCAAGGGGCTCTTCGCGCAGATGGTCGTCGTGCCGCTGCTCCAGAAGCACCGCATCCTCACGCAGGTCTCCGGCGACCACCTCGAAGTGATCAAGCTGATCCCGCCGCTGGTCATCGACGACGCGGACGTCGACCGCTTCGTGGAGGCGTTCACCGCCGTCATGGACGACGCGCACAGCGGCGGGGGACTGATGTGGGACTTCGGACGGACCCTGGTGAAGCAGGCCGTCGCCAACCGCTGA
- the dxs gene encoding 1-deoxy-D-xylulose-5-phosphate synthase, with protein sequence MTLLQSIRGPHDLKALNASQLGELADDIRAFLVQAVARTGGHLGPNLGVVELTIALHRVFDSPVDRILWDTGHQSYVHKLLTGRQDFSKLRGKGGLSGYPSREESEHDVIENSHASTVLGWADGLAKANEVRGSGSHVVAVIGDGALTGGMAWEALNNIAAAKDRPLIVVVNDNERSYAPTIGGLARHLATLRTTDGYERFLSWGKGLLERTPVIGQPLHGALHGAKKGFKDFVAPQGMFEDLGLKYVGPVDGHDTAAVEAALHRAKGFRGPVLVHCITEKGRGYAPALRDEADRFHTVGAMDPLTCAPLAPAVGPSWTSVFADEIAVIGAERPDVVALTAAMLDPVGLTKFAEAFPDRVWDVGIAEQHAAVSAAGLATGGLHPVVAVYATFLNRAFDQLLMDVALHRCGVTFVLDRAGVTGPDGASHNGMWDMSVLQVVPGLRIAAPRDAERLREELREAVAVDDAPTLVRFPKESVGEAIGAVGRIGGMDVLRRDEDADVLLVAVGVMAPVCLRTAELLEGAGIRCTVVDPRWVKPVDAQLPALAAAHGLVAVVEDNSRAGGVGSAVGQALRDAGVDVPLRTFGIPEQFLPHGKRSEVLADIGLTPVEIAGRISAVTAARKAAGGNGHKESGA encoded by the coding sequence ATGACGCTGCTGCAGAGCATCCGGGGGCCGCACGATCTGAAGGCACTGAACGCGTCACAACTCGGCGAACTCGCCGACGACATCCGCGCCTTCCTGGTGCAGGCCGTGGCCAGGACCGGGGGCCATCTGGGCCCCAACCTCGGGGTGGTGGAGCTGACCATCGCCCTGCACCGGGTCTTCGACTCGCCCGTCGACCGCATCCTCTGGGACACCGGCCACCAGAGCTACGTACACAAACTGCTCACCGGGCGCCAGGACTTCTCCAAGCTGCGCGGCAAGGGCGGGCTCTCCGGCTACCCGTCCCGCGAGGAGTCCGAGCACGACGTCATCGAGAACTCGCACGCGTCGACCGTCCTCGGCTGGGCCGACGGCCTCGCCAAGGCCAACGAGGTACGGGGGAGCGGCAGCCATGTGGTCGCCGTCATCGGGGACGGGGCCCTCACCGGCGGCATGGCCTGGGAGGCGCTGAACAACATCGCCGCCGCCAAGGACCGCCCGCTGATCGTCGTCGTCAACGACAACGAGCGCTCGTACGCCCCCACGATCGGCGGCCTCGCCCGCCACCTCGCCACCCTGCGCACCACCGACGGCTACGAACGCTTCCTGTCCTGGGGCAAGGGCCTCCTGGAACGCACCCCCGTCATCGGGCAGCCGCTGCACGGGGCGCTGCACGGCGCCAAGAAGGGCTTCAAGGACTTCGTCGCTCCGCAGGGCATGTTCGAGGACCTGGGGCTGAAGTACGTCGGCCCGGTCGACGGGCACGACACCGCCGCCGTCGAGGCCGCCCTGCACCGCGCCAAGGGCTTCCGGGGGCCGGTCCTCGTCCACTGCATCACCGAGAAGGGACGCGGTTACGCCCCCGCCCTGCGCGACGAGGCCGACCGCTTCCACACCGTCGGCGCGATGGACCCCCTGACCTGCGCCCCGCTCGCGCCCGCCGTCGGCCCGTCCTGGACCTCCGTCTTCGCGGACGAGATCGCGGTGATCGGGGCGGAGCGCCCGGACGTCGTCGCGCTCACCGCCGCGATGCTGGACCCGGTCGGGCTGACGAAGTTCGCCGAGGCGTTCCCGGACCGCGTCTGGGACGTGGGCATCGCGGAGCAGCACGCGGCGGTCAGTGCGGCGGGGCTCGCCACGGGCGGGCTGCACCCGGTCGTCGCCGTCTACGCCACCTTCCTCAACCGGGCGTTCGACCAGCTCCTGATGGACGTCGCCCTGCACCGGTGCGGGGTCACCTTCGTCCTGGACCGGGCCGGAGTCACCGGGCCCGACGGCGCCTCGCACAACGGCATGTGGGACATGTCCGTGCTCCAGGTCGTGCCCGGGCTGCGGATCGCGGCCCCGCGCGACGCGGAACGGCTGCGCGAGGAGCTGCGCGAGGCGGTCGCCGTGGACGACGCGCCGACCCTGGTGCGCTTCCCGAAGGAGTCGGTGGGGGAGGCGATCGGGGCGGTCGGCCGGATCGGCGGCATGGACGTGCTGCGGCGCGACGAGGACGCCGATGTGCTCCTGGTCGCCGTCGGCGTGATGGCGCCCGTCTGCCTGCGGACCGCGGAACTGCTGGAAGGCGCCGGCATCCGCTGCACCGTGGTGGACCCGCGCTGGGTCAAGCCCGTCGACGCGCAGCTTCCGGCGCTCGCCGCCGCGCACGGGCTCGTCGCGGTGGTGGAGGACAACAGCCGGGCCGGAGGCGTCGGTTCGGCGGTCGGGCAGGCGCTCCGGGACGCGGGTGTCGACGTACCGCTGCGCACCTTCGGCATCCCCGAACAGTTCCTCCCGCACGGCAAGCGGTCCGAGGTGCTGGCCGACATCGGACTCACACCGGTCGAGATCGCCGGCCGGATCAGCGCCGTCACGGCCGCCCGGAAGGCGGCCGGCGGCAACGGGCACAAGGAGAGCGGGGCATGA
- the hpnH gene encoding adenosyl-hopene transferase HpnH, with protein sequence MAMPLRQSIKVATYLIEQKLRKREKFPLIVELEPLYACNLACEGCGKIQHPAGVLKQRMPVAQAVGAVLESGAPMVSIAGGEPLMHPQIDEIVRQLVAKRKYVFLCTNAMLLRKKIEKFTPSPYFAFAVHIDGLRERHDESVAKEGVFDEAVAAIKEAKRRGFRVTTNSTFFNTDTPQTIIEVLNYLNDDLKVDEMMISPAYAYEKAPDQEHFLGVEQTRELFKKSFAGGNRSRWRLNHSPLFLDFLEGKADFPCTAWAIPNYSLFGWQRPCYLMSDGYVPTYRQLIEETDWDKYGRGKDPRCANCMAHCGYEPTAVLATMGSLKESLRAMRETVSGN encoded by the coding sequence ATGGCCATGCCGCTTCGTCAGTCCATCAAGGTTGCGACGTACCTCATTGAACAGAAGCTCCGCAAGCGGGAGAAGTTCCCGCTGATCGTCGAGCTGGAGCCGTTGTACGCCTGCAACCTCGCCTGCGAGGGCTGCGGGAAGATCCAGCACCCGGCCGGAGTCCTCAAGCAGCGCATGCCGGTGGCCCAGGCCGTCGGTGCCGTGCTCGAATCGGGCGCCCCGATGGTCTCCATCGCCGGCGGCGAACCGCTGATGCACCCTCAGATCGATGAGATCGTGCGCCAGCTGGTGGCGAAGAGGAAGTACGTCTTCCTCTGCACCAACGCGATGCTGCTGCGCAAGAAGATCGAGAAGTTCACGCCCTCGCCCTACTTCGCGTTCGCCGTGCACATCGACGGGCTGCGGGAGCGGCACGACGAATCGGTCGCCAAGGAAGGGGTGTTCGACGAGGCGGTGGCGGCGATCAAGGAGGCCAAGCGGCGCGGCTTCCGGGTCACCACCAACTCCACCTTCTTCAACACCGACACCCCGCAGACCATCATCGAGGTGCTCAACTACCTCAACGACGACCTCAAGGTGGACGAGATGATGATCTCGCCCGCCTACGCGTACGAGAAGGCACCCGACCAGGAGCACTTCCTGGGCGTGGAGCAGACCCGCGAGCTGTTCAAGAAGTCCTTCGCCGGCGGCAACCGGAGCCGGTGGCGGCTGAACCACTCGCCGCTCTTCCTGGACTTCCTGGAGGGCAAGGCCGACTTCCCGTGCACGGCCTGGGCCATCCCCAACTACTCCCTGTTCGGCTGGCAGCGGCCCTGCTACTTGATGAGCGACGGCTATGTGCCGACGTACCGGCAGCTCATCGAGGAGACCGACTGGGACAAGTACGGCCGGGGCAAGGACCCGCGCTGCGCCAACTGCATGGCGCACTGCGGCTACGAACCCACCGCCGTCCTCGCCACCATGGGCTCCCTGAAGGAGTCCCTGCGCGCGATGCGCGAGACCGTCAGCGGCAACTGA
- a CDS encoding 1-hydroxy-2-methyl-2-butenyl 4-diphosphate reductase: MAEAGPAAPLLIACALGIEQFALRTGRGRAVDAPERVTVLRTGMGPRAAETAVARALGREGGAAADTAVIASGFCAGLAPGMHPGDLVVAEETRAAGDPVPCTGAELLAEALARAVPGRTVHTGPLTGSDHVVRGHERAELRATGAIAVDMESAATLRTALRSGPRPVAAVRVVVDAPEHELVRIGTFRGGISAFRVLRAVLPAFYEWHRSLLLPRR, encoded by the coding sequence ATGGCAGAGGCCGGGCCGGCCGCCCCGCTGCTGATCGCCTGCGCGCTCGGCATCGAACAGTTCGCCCTGCGCACCGGCAGGGGGAGGGCGGTGGACGCCCCGGAGCGGGTCACCGTGCTCCGTACCGGCATGGGCCCCAGGGCGGCCGAGACCGCCGTGGCGCGCGCGCTCGGGCGGGAGGGCGGGGCCGCGGCGGACACCGCGGTCATCGCCTCGGGGTTCTGCGCCGGCCTCGCGCCCGGGATGCACCCGGGCGACCTGGTGGTGGCCGAGGAGACCCGGGCCGCCGGGGACCCGGTCCCGTGCACCGGTGCGGAGCTGCTGGCCGAGGCGCTGGCCAGAGCCGTACCGGGGCGCACCGTACACACCGGCCCGCTCACCGGGTCCGACCATGTCGTCCGGGGACATGAGCGGGCCGAGCTGCGGGCCACCGGGGCGATCGCGGTGGACATGGAGTCCGCCGCCACCCTGCGCACCGCCCTGCGGTCCGGGCCGCGCCCGGTTGCCGCCGTACGGGTGGTCGTGGACGCTCCGGAGCATGAGCTCGTCCGCATCGGCACGTTCCGCGGTGGAATATCGGCTTTCCGTGTTCTCCGTGCCGTCCTGCCGGCTTTCTATGAATGGCACCGATCTTTGCTGCTCCCCAGGAGGTGA
- the shc gene encoding squalene--hopene cyclase has translation MTATTDGSTGAVDPRAASASRKTTESTIAADAVLAAARRAAERSVEHLLGRQDEQGWWKGDLATNVTMDAEDLLLRQFLGIQDPATVRAAAGFIRGEQLGDGTWATFHGGPADLSTTIEAYVALRLAGDRPEDPHMARAAGWVREQGGIAASRVFTRIWLALFGWWKWDDLPELPPELMFFPKWVPLNIYDFGCWARQTIVPLTIVSAKRPVRPAPFALDELHTDPANPNPPKRPAPARSWDGLFQRLDKALHVYHRFAPRGLRRVAMNAAARWIIERQENDGCWGGIQPPAVYSVIALHLLGYDLEHPVMRAGLESLDRFAVWREDGTRMIEACQSPVWDTCLATIALADAGVAPDHPALVRAADWMLAEEIVRPGDWAVRRPRLEPGGWAFEFHNDNYPDIDDTAEVVLALRRVRHPDQARVDAAIERGVRWNVGMQSRNGAWGAFDADNTSPFPNRLPFCDFGEVIDPPSADVTGHVVEMLAIEGRAEHPVTRRGIEWLLSEQDAGGGWFGRWGVNYVYGTGSVVPALTAAGLPPSHPAIRRAVEWLESVQNDDGGWGEDLRSYTEEKWIGQGASTASQTAWALLALLAAGRRDTVAVTRGIAWLTETQQADGSWDEPYFTGTGFPWDFSINYHLYRQVFPLTALGRYVHGDPFAGRTPTREGA, from the coding sequence ATGACAGCGACGACCGACGGAAGCACCGGGGCCGTTGACCCCCGCGCAGCCTCGGCCAGTAGGAAGACAACCGAATCAACCATCGCCGCGGACGCAGTACTTGCCGCCGCGCGGCGGGCCGCAGAGCGCTCGGTGGAGCACCTCCTCGGCAGGCAGGACGAGCAGGGCTGGTGGAAGGGAGACCTCGCCACCAACGTCACCATGGACGCCGAGGACCTTCTGCTCCGTCAGTTCCTCGGCATCCAGGACCCCGCGACGGTCCGGGCGGCCGCGGGATTCATCCGCGGCGAACAGCTCGGCGACGGGACGTGGGCGACCTTCCACGGCGGCCCCGCGGACCTCTCCACCACGATCGAGGCGTACGTCGCGCTGAGGCTGGCGGGCGACCGGCCGGAGGACCCGCACATGGCCCGGGCCGCGGGCTGGGTCCGGGAACAGGGCGGCATCGCCGCGAGCCGGGTCTTCACCCGGATCTGGCTGGCCCTCTTCGGCTGGTGGAAGTGGGACGACCTGCCGGAGCTCCCCCCGGAGCTGATGTTCTTCCCGAAGTGGGTCCCGCTCAACATCTACGACTTCGGCTGCTGGGCCCGCCAGACCATCGTCCCGCTCACCATCGTGTCGGCGAAGCGGCCGGTGCGGCCCGCCCCCTTCGCCCTGGACGAGCTGCACACCGACCCCGCGAACCCGAACCCGCCCAAGCGCCCGGCACCCGCGCGGAGTTGGGACGGGTTGTTCCAGCGGCTCGACAAGGCGCTGCACGTCTACCACCGGTTCGCGCCGCGCGGACTGCGCCGGGTCGCGATGAACGCCGCCGCCCGCTGGATCATCGAACGCCAGGAGAACGACGGCTGCTGGGGCGGCATCCAGCCGCCCGCCGTCTACTCGGTCATCGCCCTGCACCTCCTCGGCTACGACCTCGAACACCCGGTGATGCGGGCGGGCCTCGAATCGCTCGACCGCTTCGCCGTGTGGCGCGAGGACGGCACCCGCATGATCGAGGCGTGCCAGTCCCCGGTCTGGGACACCTGCCTGGCCACCATCGCGCTCGCCGACGCCGGGGTCGCCCCCGACCACCCGGCGCTCGTGAGGGCGGCGGACTGGATGCTCGCCGAGGAGATCGTCCGGCCGGGCGACTGGGCGGTGCGCAGACCCCGACTGGAGCCCGGAGGCTGGGCGTTCGAGTTCCACAACGACAACTACCCGGACATCGACGACACCGCGGAGGTGGTCCTCGCCCTGCGCCGGGTCCGCCACCCCGACCAGGCCCGGGTGGACGCCGCGATCGAGCGCGGGGTGCGCTGGAACGTCGGCATGCAGTCCCGCAACGGGGCCTGGGGCGCGTTCGACGCCGACAACACCAGCCCGTTCCCCAACCGGCTGCCGTTCTGCGACTTCGGCGAGGTCATCGACCCGCCGTCCGCCGACGTCACCGGGCATGTGGTGGAGATGCTGGCCATCGAGGGCCGCGCCGAACACCCGGTCACCCGGCGCGGCATCGAGTGGCTGCTCTCCGAACAGGACGCGGGCGGCGGCTGGTTCGGGCGCTGGGGCGTCAACTACGTCTACGGCACGGGGTCGGTGGTCCCCGCGCTGACCGCGGCCGGGCTGCCCCCGTCGCACCCGGCGATCCGGCGCGCCGTCGAATGGCTGGAGTCCGTCCAGAACGACGACGGCGGCTGGGGCGAGGACCTGCGCTCCTACACCGAGGAGAAGTGGATCGGCCAGGGCGCCTCCACCGCGTCCCAGACCGCTTGGGCCCTCCTCGCGCTGCTCGCCGCGGGGCGCCGGGACACCGTCGCCGTGACCCGGGGCATCGCCTGGCTGACCGAGACCCAGCAGGCCGACGGCTCCTGGGACGAGCCCTACTTCACCGGCACCGGATTCCCCTGGGACTTCTCCATCAACTACCACCTGTACCGCCAGGTCTTCCCGCTCACCGCACTCGGGCGGTACGTGCACGGCGACCCGTTCGCGGGCCGCACGCCGACGCGTGAGGGGGCCTGA